In Pseudomonas lalkuanensis, the following are encoded in one genomic region:
- the infC gene encoding translation initiation factor IF-3, with the protein MTIKREMRQDKRTQPKAPINENITAREVRLIGADGQQIGVVSIDEALRAAEEAKLDLVEISADAVPPVCRIMDYGKHLFEKKKQAAAAKKNQHQQQIKEIKFRPGTEEGDYQVKLRNLVRFLSDGDKAKVSLRFRGREMAHQELGMELLKRVEADLAEFGTVEQHPKLEGRQLMMVIAPKKRK; encoded by the coding sequence ATCACTATTAAGCGTGAAATGAGACAGGACAAGCGGACTCAACCGAAAGCCCCGATCAACGAGAACATTACGGCTCGCGAGGTGCGGTTGATTGGTGCTGACGGCCAGCAGATTGGCGTCGTCTCGATTGATGAAGCGCTTCGCGCTGCTGAAGAAGCGAAGCTGGATCTGGTAGAGATCTCTGCCGATGCCGTGCCGCCTGTTTGCCGGATCATGGATTACGGCAAGCACCTCTTCGAGAAGAAGAAGCAGGCCGCTGCGGCGAAGAAGAACCAGCATCAGCAGCAGATTAAAGAAATCAAGTTTCGTCCAGGGACGGAAGAAGGGGATTACCAGGTAAAACTACGCAACCTGGTACGTTTCCTTAGTGATGGGGACAAGGCCAAGGTATCCCTGCGATTCCGCGGCCGTGAGATGGCCCACCAGGAGCTGGGTATGGAGCTGTTGAAGCGGGTCGAAGCCGACCTCGCCGAATTCGGCACCGTAGAACAGCATCCCAAGCTGGAAGGACGCCAGCTGATGATGGTCATCGCTCCCAAAAAGCGAAAATAA
- the nfuA gene encoding Fe-S biogenesis protein NfuA, translated as MSAITITQAAQDYLADLLEKQNTPGIGIRVFITQPGTQYAETCIAYCKPGEQKPEDSALALAAFTAWIDGISEPFLEDAIVDYATDRMGGQLTIKAPNAKVPMVNEDSPLNERINYYLQTEINPGLASHGGQVSLVDVVEEGIAVLRFGGGCQGCGMVDMTLKDGVEKTLMERIPELKGVRDVTDHSNRENAYY; from the coding sequence ATGAGCGCCATCACCATTACCCAAGCTGCCCAGGATTATCTGGCTGACCTGCTCGAGAAGCAGAACACCCCGGGCATCGGCATTCGAGTCTTCATCACCCAGCCGGGCACCCAGTACGCCGAAACCTGCATCGCCTATTGCAAGCCGGGCGAGCAGAAACCGGAAGACAGCGCCCTGGCTCTGGCCGCATTCACCGCCTGGATCGACGGCATCAGCGAGCCTTTCCTGGAAGACGCCATCGTGGACTACGCCACCGATCGCATGGGTGGCCAGCTGACCATCAAGGCGCCGAATGCCAAGGTGCCGATGGTCAATGAAGACAGCCCGCTCAATGAGCGCATCAACTACTACCTGCAGACCGAGATCAACCCCGGCCTCGCCAGCCACGGCGGCCAGGTGAGCCTGGTGGACGTGGTCGAGGAAGGCATTGCCGTGCTGCGTTTCGGCGGCGGCTGCCAGGGCTGCGGCATGGTCGACATGACCCTGAAGGATGGCGTCGAGAAAACCCTGATGGAGCGTATCCCCGAGCTCAAGGGCGTGCGTGACGTCACCGACCACAGCAATCGCGAAAACGCCTACTACTAA
- a CDS encoding DUF1272 domain-containing protein, with amino-acid sequence MLELRPNCECCDKNLPPESTEALICSFECTFCRDCADQRLHGTCPNCGGELVRRPVRPATRLARHPASTQRVLKPAGCPT; translated from the coding sequence ATGCTCGAACTGCGCCCCAACTGCGAATGCTGCGACAAGAATCTTCCCCCGGAGTCCACCGAGGCGCTGATCTGCTCGTTCGAATGCACCTTTTGCCGTGACTGTGCCGATCAGCGCCTGCACGGCACCTGCCCCAACTGCGGAGGCGAGCTGGTTCGGCGGCCAGTCCGCCCCGCAACCAGGCTGGCCAGGCATCCCGCGTCCACGCAGCGCGTCCTGAAGCCCGCCGGCTGCCCGACCTGA
- the pheS gene encoding phenylalanine--tRNA ligase subunit alpha, translating to MENLDALVSQALEAVQQTEDVNALEQIRVHYLGKKGELTQVMKTLGDLPAEERPKVGALINAAKERVQDALNTRKESLEQAALTAKLAAERIDVTLPGRGQASGGLHPVTRTLERVEQFFTRIGYGIAEGPEVEDDYHNFEALNIPGHHPARAMHDTFYFNANMLLRTHTSPVQVRTMESQQPPIRIVCPGRVYRCDSDITHSPMFHQVEGLLVDEGISFADLKGTIEEFLRVFFEKDLGVRFRPSFFPFTEPSAEVDMQCVMCSGKGCRVCKQTGWLEVMGCGMVHPNVLRMSGIDPEKYQGFAFGMGVERLAMLRYGVNDLRLFFDNDLRFLAQFR from the coding sequence ATGGAAAATCTGGATGCGCTGGTCTCGCAAGCGCTTGAGGCCGTGCAACAAACCGAAGACGTGAATGCCCTGGAGCAGATTCGCGTTCACTACCTTGGCAAGAAAGGCGAACTGACCCAGGTGATGAAGACCCTGGGCGACCTGCCGGCTGAAGAGCGTCCCAAGGTCGGCGCCCTGATCAACGCCGCCAAGGAGCGCGTTCAGGACGCCTTGAATACCCGCAAAGAGTCGCTTGAGCAGGCTGCCCTGACCGCCAAGCTCGCGGCCGAGCGTATCGACGTGACCCTGCCGGGGCGTGGCCAGGCCTCCGGTGGCCTGCATCCGGTAACCCGCACTCTCGAGCGCGTCGAACAGTTCTTCACTCGGATTGGCTACGGCATTGCCGAAGGCCCCGAAGTCGAAGACGACTACCACAACTTCGAAGCGCTCAACATTCCCGGCCACCACCCTGCCCGGGCAATGCATGACACCTTCTACTTCAACGCGAACATGCTGCTGCGTACCCACACCTCCCCGGTACAGGTGCGCACCATGGAGTCGCAGCAGCCGCCGATCCGCATCGTCTGCCCCGGCCGCGTATACCGCTGCGACTCGGATATCACCCACTCGCCGATGTTCCACCAGGTCGAAGGCCTGCTGGTGGACGAAGGCATCAGCTTTGCCGACCTCAAGGGTACCATCGAAGAATTCCTGCGCGTGTTCTTCGAGAAGGACCTCGGCGTGCGTTTCCGTCCCTCCTTCTTCCCCTTCACCGAGCCATCGGCCGAAGTCGACATGCAGTGCGTGATGTGCTCCGGCAAGGGTTGCCGCGTGTGCAAGCAGACCGGCTGGCTGGAAGTGATGGGGTGCGGCATGGTTCACCCGAACGTGCTGCGCATGTCCGGCATCGATCCGGAGAAATATCAGGGCTTCGCCTTCGGCATGGGCGTGGAGCGCTTGGCCATGCTGCGTTATGGCGTCAATGACTTGCGCCTGTTCTTCGACAACGACCTGCGCTTCCTCGCGCAATTCCGCTAG
- a CDS encoding NAD(P)/FAD-dependent oxidoreductase, giving the protein MTHTPYPQSYYAFSANPVPARPELQGETETDVCIIGAGYTGLSTALFLLENGFKVTVLEAAKVGFGASGRNGGQIVNSYSRDIDAIERTANPKNAKLMADMAFEGGRIIRDRIQKYNIQCDLKDGGVFAAFTKKQMGHLEAQKKLWERFGHNQLELLDAKRIREVAATDNYIGGMLDMSGGHIHPLNLALGEAAAVESLGGVIHEQSPATRIERGANPVVHTPKGRVKAKFVVVAGNAYLGNLVPELASKSMPCGTQVITTEPLSDELAKTLLPQDYCVEDCNYLLDYYRLSGDKRLIYGGGVVYGARDPANIEAIIRPKMLKTFPQLKNVKIDFAWTGNFLLTLSRLPQVGRIGDNIYYSQGCSGHGVTYTHIAGKVIAETLRGQAERFDAFASLPHYPFPGGRMFRVPFTAMGAWYYTMRDKLGV; this is encoded by the coding sequence ATGACGCACACTCCCTACCCCCAGTCCTATTACGCGTTCTCGGCCAACCCGGTGCCGGCACGCCCCGAACTGCAAGGTGAGACCGAAACCGACGTCTGCATCATCGGTGCAGGCTATACCGGCCTCTCTACCGCCCTCTTCCTTCTGGAGAACGGTTTCAAGGTCACCGTCCTTGAAGCTGCGAAGGTGGGCTTCGGCGCGTCCGGTCGTAACGGCGGCCAGATCGTCAACAGCTACAGTCGCGACATCGATGCTATCGAGCGCACCGCTAACCCGAAGAATGCCAAGCTGATGGCCGACATGGCCTTCGAAGGCGGCCGCATCATTCGCGACCGCATTCAGAAGTACAACATCCAGTGCGACCTGAAGGATGGCGGCGTGTTCGCAGCCTTCACCAAGAAGCAGATGGGTCACCTGGAAGCTCAGAAGAAGCTCTGGGAACGCTTCGGCCACAACCAGCTGGAACTGCTGGACGCCAAGCGCATCCGTGAAGTCGCCGCCACCGACAACTATATCGGCGGCATGCTGGACATGAGCGGCGGTCACATCCATCCGCTCAACCTGGCCCTGGGCGAAGCTGCGGCTGTCGAATCCCTCGGCGGCGTGATCCACGAGCAGAGCCCCGCGACTCGTATCGAGCGCGGCGCCAACCCGGTGGTGCATACTCCGAAAGGCCGCGTTAAGGCCAAGTTCGTGGTTGTGGCCGGCAACGCCTACCTGGGCAACCTGGTTCCTGAGCTGGCCAGCAAATCCATGCCGTGCGGTACCCAGGTGATCACCACCGAGCCGCTGTCGGATGAACTGGCCAAAACCCTGCTGCCGCAGGACTACTGCGTCGAGGACTGCAACTACCTGCTGGACTACTACCGTCTCTCCGGCGATAAGCGCCTGATCTACGGCGGTGGCGTGGTCTACGGTGCCCGCGACCCGGCGAACATCGAAGCCATCATCCGTCCGAAGATGCTGAAGACCTTCCCGCAGCTGAAGAACGTGAAGATCGACTTCGCCTGGACCGGCAACTTCCTGCTGACCCTGTCCCGCCTACCCCAGGTCGGCCGGATCGGCGACAACATCTACTACTCCCAGGGCTGCAGCGGCCACGGCGTGACCTACACCCACATCGCGGGCAAGGTGATCGCCGAAACCCTGCGCGGCCAGGCCGAGCGCTTCGACGCCTTCGCCAGCCTGCCGCACTACCCCTTCCCGGGTGGTCGCATGTTCCGCGTGCCTTTCACTGCGATGGGCGCCTGGTACTACACCATGCGCGACAAGCTGGGCGTCTGA
- the rplT gene encoding 50S ribosomal protein L20 — MARVKRGVIARARHKKILKLAKGYYGARSRVFRVAKQAVIKAGQYAYRDRRQRKRQFRALWIARINAGARQNGLSYSRLIAGLKKAAIEIDRKVLADLAVNEKAAFAAIVEKAKAVLA; from the coding sequence ATGGCTCGTGTTAAGCGTGGCGTCATCGCTCGTGCTCGTCACAAGAAAATTCTGAAACTCGCCAAAGGCTACTACGGCGCACGCAGCCGCGTGTTCCGCGTTGCCAAGCAGGCGGTGATCAAGGCTGGCCAATACGCCTACCGTGACCGTCGTCAGCGCAAGCGTCAGTTCCGCGCTCTGTGGATCGCTCGTATCAACGCTGGTGCTCGTCAGAACGGTCTGTCCTACAGCCGTCTGATCGCTGGCCTGAAAAAAGCAGCCATCGAGATCGACCGTAAGGTTCTGGCCGACCTGGCAGTGAACGAAAAAGCGGCGTTTGCTGCGATTGTCGAGAAAGCTAAGGCCGTTCTGGCTTAA
- a CDS encoding MFS transporter, which translates to MLLNNPSIRLLFAGQALYWSCSMIGITLTSLVGLQLAPLNVLATLPLALLVLGNLLAVQPLSLFMQRHGRRPGLMLGAACGVVGGLLSALGVWLGSFVLFCLGALPIGGYQASAMYYRFAALEAVEETQKGRATAYVIGGGVCAALITPSLSLWSRSALDAPFVGAYLLIAVLALVGLLLMSRLREGEAPRPPKAGWAEARALLSRPLVRAALATTAIGHGLMVLVMNATPLAMNFCGHSLESSTEVIRWHMLGMFLPAFVAGPLVDRLGSRRIALLGGVVLLGSATAALSGLGQAHFLVSSFLLGVGWNLMLVAGTTLLGEGHSVEERGQAQGLMELGNGLVAACASFTSGALISGIGWDAVNLGMLPLLAVALLMLLPVRRRLAAG; encoded by the coding sequence ATGCTGCTGAACAACCCCAGCATTCGGCTGCTATTCGCCGGCCAGGCGCTCTACTGGAGCTGCTCGATGATCGGCATCACGCTCACCTCTCTGGTGGGCCTGCAACTGGCGCCGCTCAACGTCCTGGCAACCCTGCCGCTAGCGCTGCTGGTCCTCGGCAACCTGCTGGCCGTGCAACCCTTGTCGCTGTTCATGCAGCGCCACGGTCGCCGCCCCGGCCTGATGCTCGGCGCCGCGTGCGGTGTGGTGGGCGGGCTCCTCAGTGCACTGGGCGTGTGGCTGGGGAGTTTCGTTCTGTTCTGCCTGGGCGCCCTGCCCATCGGTGGTTATCAGGCTTCAGCCATGTACTACCGCTTCGCAGCCCTGGAAGCAGTGGAAGAAACACAGAAGGGCCGAGCGACCGCCTACGTGATTGGCGGCGGCGTTTGTGCAGCCCTGATCACCCCGAGCCTGTCCCTCTGGTCGCGCTCTGCGCTGGATGCCCCCTTTGTGGGCGCCTACCTGCTGATCGCGGTTCTGGCGCTGGTCGGCCTGCTGCTGATGTCGCGCCTGCGCGAAGGCGAAGCACCGCGCCCGCCCAAGGCTGGCTGGGCCGAAGCCCGCGCCCTGCTCTCCCGCCCACTGGTGCGTGCTGCACTGGCCACCACCGCCATCGGCCATGGCCTGATGGTGTTGGTGATGAATGCCACACCGCTGGCGATGAACTTCTGCGGCCATTCCCTGGAATCCAGCACCGAGGTGATCCGCTGGCACATGCTTGGCATGTTCCTCCCCGCTTTCGTCGCCGGCCCACTGGTGGATCGCCTGGGTAGCCGACGTATCGCCCTGCTCGGCGGAGTTGTCCTGCTGGGCAGCGCCACGGCGGCTCTTTCCGGATTGGGCCAGGCCCACTTCCTGGTCAGTTCCTTCCTCCTCGGCGTCGGCTGGAACCTGATGCTGGTGGCGGGCACTACGCTGCTGGGCGAAGGCCACAGCGTCGAAGAGCGCGGCCAGGCACAGGGGTTGATGGAGCTGGGTAATGGCCTGGTGGCGGCGTGCGCGTCCTTCACGTCCGGAGCGCTGATCAGTGGGATCGGTTGGGATGCGGTAAACCTGGGCATGCTGCCCCTGCTGGCAGTCGCCCTGCTGATGCTCTTGCCGGTGCGGCGCAGGCTGGCAGCAGGCTGA
- a CDS encoding GlxA family transcriptional regulator has product MEPIRHIACLAFAEVMSLDVTGPLQVFASANVERQRQGLPPCYVLHLLGPEAGPVKTSAGFALVAEQAWREIDLASLDTLLIPGGMEMKQLCEDTALLDWLRQAEPRVRRLGSICSGALVLAAAGLLDGRTATTHWSDVEALSCHAAVEVQGDRLHTYDPQGRDGDAHVFTSAGVTAGIDLALALVEADLGRPMALAVARRLVLFLRRPGGQAQFSALLTPEPSRTPRLAALLEWIPANLGGDLSLEALAAQAKMAPRSLSRTFSQELGVGPGKYVERIRLEAARTLLQDAQASIATVARLTGFGHPENLRRTFHKHLSVSPQEYAERFGRPTFD; this is encoded by the coding sequence ATGGAACCGATTCGCCATATCGCCTGCCTCGCCTTCGCCGAAGTCATGAGCCTGGATGTCACCGGCCCGCTGCAGGTATTCGCCTCGGCCAATGTCGAACGCCAGCGTCAGGGGCTGCCGCCTTGCTACGTGCTGCACCTGCTCGGCCCTGAAGCGGGGCCGGTGAAGACCTCCGCCGGCTTCGCCCTGGTGGCCGAGCAGGCTTGGCGCGAAATTGACCTGGCCAGCCTGGACACCCTGCTGATTCCCGGCGGGATGGAGATGAAGCAGCTTTGCGAGGACACGGCCTTGCTGGATTGGCTGCGCCAGGCAGAGCCCCGGGTACGACGCCTGGGCTCCATCTGTTCGGGCGCACTGGTCCTCGCAGCGGCCGGATTGCTGGACGGTCGCACGGCCACGACGCACTGGTCGGACGTGGAGGCCCTGAGCTGCCATGCCGCGGTGGAGGTGCAAGGAGACCGCCTGCACACCTACGACCCGCAAGGCCGGGATGGCGACGCACACGTGTTCACATCCGCCGGCGTCACCGCAGGCATCGACCTGGCGCTCGCCCTGGTTGAGGCTGACCTCGGCCGCCCGATGGCGCTGGCCGTGGCTCGCCGGCTGGTGCTGTTCCTGCGTCGCCCTGGCGGCCAGGCGCAGTTCAGCGCCCTGCTCACGCCGGAACCCAGTCGTACACCCAGGTTGGCCGCGCTGCTGGAGTGGATCCCGGCCAACCTCGGTGGTGACCTGTCTCTCGAAGCGCTAGCGGCTCAGGCGAAGATGGCGCCACGCAGCCTGTCGCGCACCTTTTCCCAGGAGTTGGGTGTAGGCCCCGGCAAGTATGTCGAACGCATCCGTCTCGAGGCGGCTCGCACCCTGCTGCAGGACGCCCAGGCTTCCATCGCCACAGTGGCGCGCCTGACCGGTTTCGGTCACCCGGAAAACCTGCGTCGCACCTTTCACAAGCACCTGTCCGTGAGTCCGCAGGAGTACGCGGAACGTTTCGGACGCCCGACCTTCGACTGA
- the thrS gene encoding threonine--tRNA ligase, with protein MPIITLPDGSQRTFDNPVSVLEVAQSIGAGLAKATLAGKVNGKQVDACDLIETDATLQIITPKDEEGLEIIRHSCAHLVGHAVKQLYPTARMVIGPVIEEGFYYDIAFERPFTPEDMAAIEKRMAELIDKDYDVIKKMTPRAEVIELFKARGEEYKLRLIDDMPDETAMGLYFHEEYVDMCRGPHVPNTRFLKAFKLTKISGAYWRGDSKNEQLQRIYGTAWADKKQLAAYIQRIEEAEKRDHRRIGKQLDLFHLQEEAPGMVFWHPAGWTVYQVLEQYMRKVQRDHGYVEVRTPQVVDRILWERSGHWSNYAENMFTTSSESRDYAVKPMNCPCHVQIFNQGLKSYRDLPLRLAEFGACHRNEPSGALHGIMRVRGFTQDDAHIFCTEDQVKKEAADFIKLTLQVYQDFGFADISMKLSTRPAKRVGSDELWDRAEGALADALNESGLSWEYQPGEGAFYGPKIEFTLKDCLGRSWQCGTLQYDPNLPERLDASYIAEDNNRKRPVMLHRAILGSFERFIGMLIEHYAGSFPAWLAPTQAVIMNITDKQADFAVEVEKALNESGFRAKSDLRNEKIGFKIREHTLLKVPYLLVIGDREVETRSVAVRTREGVDLGSMPFESFSELLAQAVSRRGRQELE; from the coding sequence ATGCCCATCATCACTCTTCCTGACGGCAGTCAGCGTACTTTCGATAATCCCGTTTCCGTGCTCGAGGTGGCCCAGTCCATTGGTGCGGGCCTGGCCAAGGCAACCCTGGCCGGCAAGGTCAACGGCAAGCAGGTGGATGCCTGCGATCTGATCGAAACCGACGCGACCCTGCAAATCATCACGCCGAAGGACGAGGAGGGTCTGGAGATCATCCGCCACTCCTGCGCACACCTGGTTGGTCACGCCGTCAAGCAGCTCTATCCGACTGCCAGGATGGTGATTGGTCCGGTGATCGAGGAAGGCTTCTATTACGACATAGCTTTCGAGCGCCCCTTCACTCCCGAAGACATGGCGGCTATCGAGAAACGCATGGCCGAGCTGATCGACAAGGACTACGACGTCATCAAGAAGATGACTCCGCGTGCCGAGGTCATCGAGCTGTTCAAGGCTCGCGGCGAGGAATACAAGCTGCGCCTGATCGACGACATGCCGGACGAGACGGCCATGGGCCTGTACTTCCATGAGGAGTACGTGGACATGTGTCGCGGCCCGCACGTGCCGAACACCCGCTTTCTGAAAGCCTTCAAGCTGACCAAGATTTCCGGTGCGTACTGGCGTGGCGACTCGAAGAACGAGCAGTTACAGCGAATCTATGGCACTGCCTGGGCCGACAAGAAGCAGCTGGCTGCCTATATCCAGCGCATCGAAGAAGCTGAAAAGCGCGACCACCGCCGCATCGGCAAGCAACTGGACCTTTTCCATCTGCAGGAAGAGGCGCCCGGCATGGTGTTCTGGCATCCGGCTGGCTGGACTGTCTACCAGGTGCTGGAGCAGTACATGCGCAAGGTGCAGCGCGACCACGGTTATGTGGAGGTGCGAACCCCGCAGGTGGTCGATCGTATCCTTTGGGAGCGTTCGGGTCACTGGTCCAACTACGCGGAAAACATGTTCACCACTTCGTCGGAAAGTCGCGACTACGCGGTCAAGCCGATGAACTGCCCGTGCCACGTGCAGATCTTCAATCAGGGCCTGAAGTCCTACCGCGACCTGCCTCTGCGCCTGGCCGAGTTTGGTGCCTGCCACCGTAACGAGCCGTCCGGCGCGCTGCACGGCATCATGCGTGTACGTGGCTTCACCCAGGACGACGCCCACATCTTCTGCACCGAAGATCAGGTGAAGAAGGAAGCGGCCGATTTCATCAAGCTGACCCTTCAGGTCTACCAGGACTTCGGCTTCGCTGACATTTCCATGAAGCTGTCCACTCGTCCGGCCAAGCGTGTAGGTTCCGACGAGCTGTGGGATCGCGCTGAAGGCGCCCTGGCTGATGCGCTGAACGAGTCCGGCCTGTCCTGGGAATACCAGCCGGGCGAGGGGGCTTTCTACGGTCCGAAGATCGAGTTCACCCTGAAAGACTGCCTCGGTCGTAGCTGGCAGTGCGGCACCCTGCAGTACGATCCGAACCTGCCGGAGCGTCTGGATGCCAGCTATATCGCCGAAGATAACAACCGTAAGCGCCCGGTGATGCTGCATCGCGCGATTCTCGGTTCCTTCGAGCGCTTCATCGGAATGCTGATTGAGCACTACGCTGGATCGTTCCCGGCCTGGCTGGCGCCGACCCAGGCGGTGATCATGAACATCACCGATAAACAGGCCGATTTTGCCGTCGAGGTGGAGAAGGCTCTCAACGAAAGCGGTTTCCGTGCCAAGTCCGACTTGAGAAACGAAAAAATCGGCTTTAAAATCCGCGAGCATACTTTGCTCAAGGTTCCCTATCTCTTGGTTATTGGAGACCGGGAGGTTGAGACTCGATCCGTTGCTGTGCGCACCCGTGAGGGTGTCGATCTGGGTTCCATGCCCTTCGAAAGCTTCTCTGAATTGCTCGCACAAGCGGTTTCCCGGCGTGGTCGCCAAGAATTGGAGTAA
- the rpmI gene encoding 50S ribosomal protein L35: MPKMKTKSGAAKRFKKTASGFKHKHAFKSHILTKMTTKRKRQLRGCTLVHPSDVRKVERMLRVR, translated from the coding sequence ATGCCAAAGATGAAAACCAAGAGCGGTGCTGCGAAGCGCTTCAAGAAGACCGCTTCCGGCTTCAAGCACAAGCACGCTTTCAAGAGCCACATCCTGACCAAGATGACTACCAAGCGTAAGCGTCAGCTGCGCGGCTGCACCTTGGTGCACCCGTCTGACGTACGTAAAGTAGAGCGCATGCTGCGCGTTCGTTAA
- a CDS encoding PA2778 family cysteine peptidase: MPVLNRLFRPVLVAACVAVLAGCAAQPLSSKLRAGPERVELSGVPFFAQNAYQSAPASMAALLTQQGDEVTPGTVEKELQLPQKEASLREGLAATARQHGLIVYPLGNRLDDLLEQVAAGNPVLVHLREGFGWMPSWRYALLVGYDRTNQQVLLRQGHERRAVMSFREFEADWAEAGNWAVLVQAPNQLPASVERARWLKAADELAAAGQVNAAKMARLQMP, encoded by the coding sequence GTGCCCGTCCTGAACCGCCTGTTCCGTCCTGTCCTTGTTGCCGCTTGCGTTGCCGTGCTGGCCGGTTGTGCCGCCCAGCCGCTGTCGTCGAAGCTAAGGGCGGGGCCTGAGCGGGTCGAGCTGAGTGGCGTCCCATTCTTTGCTCAGAACGCCTACCAGAGCGCGCCGGCTTCCATGGCTGCCCTTCTGACCCAGCAGGGGGATGAGGTGACGCCAGGCACGGTCGAGAAGGAATTGCAGCTGCCGCAGAAGGAGGCATCCCTGCGCGAAGGGCTGGCGGCGACTGCGCGCCAGCACGGCCTGATCGTCTATCCGCTGGGCAACCGTCTGGATGATCTGCTTGAGCAGGTAGCCGCGGGCAATCCGGTGCTGGTGCACCTGCGTGAAGGTTTCGGCTGGATGCCCTCGTGGCGTTACGCATTGCTGGTGGGCTACGACCGGACCAATCAGCAGGTGCTGCTGCGCCAAGGCCATGAACGCCGCGCTGTGATGAGCTTCAGGGAGTTCGAGGCGGACTGGGCGGAGGCGGGTAATTGGGCGGTGCTGGTGCAGGCGCCGAATCAGCTGCCGGCGTCGGTGGAGCGGGCGCGCTGGCTGAAGGCAGCGGATGAACTCGCGGCGGCGGGCCAGGTCAACGCTGCAAAGATGGCACGCCTGCAGATGCCTTGA